A single genomic interval of Alistipes provencensis harbors:
- a CDS encoding IMPACT family protein: MAGDSYRTVAAPAEAACRERSSKFLSWIYPVRSEEEIRERLDALRKKYYDATHHCYAWRLGPHGEAFRSNDDGEPSGTAGKPILGQLLSNDITDCLVVVVRYFGGTKLGVPGLIAAYRESAAEAIAAAEIVELTVDRTVEVDFPYVAMNGVMRVVKEEQPKVVSQTFDNLCSMRLTIRESRAEALVEKLRKAGGSIAEN; this comes from the coding sequence GTGGCCGGCGACAGTTATCGAACCGTCGCGGCCCCGGCCGAAGCCGCCTGCCGGGAGCGGAGCAGCAAGTTCCTCTCTTGGATATATCCCGTGCGCTCGGAGGAGGAGATCCGCGAACGGCTCGACGCCCTGCGCAAGAAATATTACGACGCCACGCACCACTGCTACGCATGGCGGCTGGGCCCGCACGGCGAAGCGTTCCGCTCGAACGACGACGGGGAGCCTTCGGGAACCGCCGGGAAGCCGATACTCGGGCAGTTGCTTTCGAACGACATCACCGACTGTCTGGTGGTCGTGGTCCGCTATTTCGGAGGCACGAAGCTGGGAGTTCCGGGGCTGATCGCCGCCTACAGGGAGTCTGCGGCCGAAGCCATCGCCGCGGCGGAGATCGTGGAACTCACGGTGGACCGCACGGTGGAGGTGGATTTCCCCTATGTGGCGATGAACGGCGTGATGCGGGTCGTCAAGGAGGAGCAGCCGAAGGTAGTGTCGCAGACCTTCGACAACCTCTGCTCCATGCGGCTCACCATCCGCGAAAGCCGCGCGGAAGCGCTCGTCGAAAAACTCCGGAAAGCCGGCGGGAGCATTGCGGAAAATTAG
- a CDS encoding FecR family protein, with protein MERFFNGATSAEEERALTEWLRERSESDPELAEYYRSKWASTNGTMDSRTKERIHARIRETIDAGAPEAPAPRRRFLGRLLPWAAAACIAVAAVTGWYNYAKIAARQGHLFEIYTEKGQKTNITLPDGTRVWLNSASKLSYDSRYNLSSREVNLVGEGYFEVAKDPERRFRVNTGNYTVEALGTVFNVKSYPEDRTSVTTLIEGKVRIDDGDGFTTTLDPMEAVAYDTADGGFTKNGSGRTQFAGLWRNNELIVESGTTLEKLTELLDREYNIRFVFRSERIKHLRFEGIIKNNNLQNVLQLIGLSGEVSYTIEQNTVVLDEKR; from the coding sequence TTGGAAAGGTTTTTCAACGGCGCAACCTCCGCCGAGGAGGAGCGCGCCCTGACGGAGTGGCTGCGGGAAAGGTCGGAATCCGATCCCGAACTGGCCGAGTACTACCGAAGCAAATGGGCCTCAACCAACGGGACGATGGACAGCCGGACCAAGGAGCGCATTCACGCGCGTATCCGCGAAACGATTGACGCCGGCGCCCCCGAAGCTCCGGCACCGCGCCGCAGGTTCCTCGGGCGGCTGCTTCCGTGGGCCGCAGCGGCCTGCATCGCCGTGGCCGCCGTCACCGGATGGTACAACTACGCGAAAATCGCGGCCCGGCAGGGACACCTGTTCGAAATCTACACCGAGAAGGGGCAGAAGACCAATATCACGCTGCCCGACGGCACGCGCGTATGGCTCAACTCCGCATCGAAGCTCAGCTACGACAGCCGCTACAACCTCAGCAGCCGCGAGGTGAACCTCGTCGGCGAAGGTTATTTCGAAGTGGCCAAGGACCCCGAACGGCGTTTCCGCGTCAACACCGGGAACTACACCGTCGAGGCGCTGGGCACGGTGTTCAACGTCAAATCCTATCCCGAAGACCGGACCTCGGTGACGACGCTCATCGAAGGAAAAGTGCGCATCGACGACGGCGACGGCTTCACGACGACGCTGGACCCGATGGAGGCCGTGGCCTACGACACCGCCGACGGCGGATTCACCAAAAACGGCTCGGGGCGCACCCAGTTCGCCGGGTTGTGGCGTAACAACGAGCTGATCGTCGAAAGCGGCACGACGCTCGAGAAGCTGACCGAACTGCTCGACCGCGAATACAACATCCGCTTCGTCTTCCGTTCGGAGCGCATCAAGCACCTGCGTTTCGAGGGTATCATCAAGAACAACAACCTGCAGAACGTGCTCCAGCTCATCGGACTGTCCGGCGAGGTGAGCTACACGATCGAGCAGAACACCGTGGTCCTCGACGAAAAACGATAG
- a CDS encoding RNA polymerase sigma factor, which produces MKAKETEKELLRRLKRGDREAFDAIYERWGGYVYNFTCKTLFNKSLAEDITQELFLRLWEYRAQIDEERNFQAWVFTVARNLVYREGRRMLLNSAFIDVVQQEGPRRGGENTTDNMVNLAFTSEYIAELVEQMPPARKRIYILSKQEGLSVKEIARRLNLSEKTIETQLYHANIFMRSRFRNIHLFCALLFLVTTS; this is translated from the coding sequence ATGAAAGCAAAAGAGACGGAAAAAGAGTTGCTGCGGCGCCTGAAACGAGGCGACCGCGAGGCTTTCGACGCCATCTACGAACGGTGGGGCGGGTATGTCTACAACTTCACCTGCAAGACGCTGTTCAACAAGTCGCTGGCCGAGGACATCACTCAGGAGCTTTTCCTGCGGCTGTGGGAATACCGTGCACAGATCGACGAGGAGCGCAATTTCCAAGCTTGGGTCTTCACTGTGGCCCGCAATCTGGTCTACCGCGAGGGACGCCGCATGCTGCTCAATTCGGCGTTTATCGACGTCGTGCAGCAGGAGGGCCCGCGGAGGGGGGGGGAGAATACGACCGACAACATGGTGAACCTCGCGTTCACGAGCGAATACATCGCCGAACTGGTCGAACAGATGCCGCCTGCGCGTAAGCGCATCTACATCCTCAGCAAACAGGAAGGGCTCTCGGTCAAGGAGATCGCCCGGCGCCTCAACCTTTCGGAAAAGACCATCGAAACCCAGCTTTACCACGCCAACATCTTCATGCGGTCGCGGTTTCGCAACATCCATCTTTTCTGCGCGCTCCTTTTTCTGGTCACAACCAGCTAA
- a CDS encoding PcfK-like family protein, with protein sequence MKGTDHFKRTIYMYLEQRAEEDALFAKKYRNPAKNMDECVTHILNYVQKSGCNGFTDGEIFGQAIHYYEENEIEVGKPMDCQVVVNHVVKLTAEEKAEARQNAVRKYQEEELRKLQNRHRPSARKENQPQPSLFDLGL encoded by the coding sequence ATGAAAGGAACAGACCATTTCAAGAGAACGATATATATGTACTTGGAACAGCGTGCGGAGGAAGATGCGCTATTTGCAAAGAAGTACCGCAACCCTGCCAAGAACATGGACGAGTGCGTGACCCACATTCTGAACTATGTGCAGAAAAGCGGTTGCAACGGTTTCACGGACGGAGAGATATTCGGGCAAGCCATCCACTACTATGAGGAAAACGAGATAGAGGTGGGCAAACCGATGGACTGCCAAGTGGTTGTGAACCACGTTGTGAAACTCACGGCAGAGGAAAAGGCGGAGGCACGTCAGAACGCTGTCCGCAAATACCAAGAGGAGGAACTCCGCAAGTTGCAGAACCGCCACAGACCGTCAGCGAGAAAAGAAAACCAACCCCAACCCTCATTATTTGATTTAGGCTTATGA
- a CDS encoding nucleotide pyrophosphohydrolase gives MEIKELQERVDAWIREYGVRYFSELTNMAVLTEEVGELARVMARKYGDQSFKKGEKENLADEMADVLWVLVCLANQTGVDLTAAVEANFAKKTARDKERHLNNPKL, from the coding sequence ATGGAAATCAAGGAATTGCAGGAGCGCGTCGACGCATGGATCAGGGAGTACGGCGTGCGTTATTTCTCGGAGCTGACCAACATGGCCGTACTGACCGAGGAGGTGGGGGAGCTGGCCCGCGTGATGGCCCGCAAGTACGGCGACCAGTCGTTCAAGAAGGGCGAAAAGGAAAACCTCGCCGACGAGATGGCCGACGTGCTGTGGGTGCTGGTGTGTCTGGCCAACCAGACGGGTGTGGACCTCACGGCCGCCGTCGAGGCCAACTTCGCCAAGAAGACCGCCCGCGACAAGGAGCGGCACCTGAACAACCCGAAGCTGTAA
- a CDS encoding type 1 glutamine amidotransferase family protein yields the protein MKKEVLFLLLDDFADWEGAFLTTGLNTGLTMAGGGTPYVSRTLTPTQKQVRSIGGLVVTVDYTAATMPEDYAALILVGGMQWQSEEARRVVPIVEAALARGVLVGAICNAAAFLAAHGFLNGVRHTGNTLEMLREWGGANYTGADLYEERQAVRDGNIVTANGTGYLEFTRECLLWLHADTDEVIEASYQFNKHGLYRK from the coding sequence ATGAAAAAAGAAGTTTTATTCCTGCTGCTCGACGATTTCGCCGACTGGGAAGGCGCGTTTCTCACCACGGGACTCAACACCGGTCTGACAATGGCGGGCGGCGGAACGCCCTATGTGTCACGGACGCTGACGCCCACCCAAAAACAGGTGCGTTCGATCGGCGGGCTGGTCGTCACGGTCGACTACACGGCCGCGACCATGCCCGAAGATTATGCGGCCCTGATCCTCGTAGGAGGCATGCAATGGCAGTCGGAGGAGGCTCGACGGGTCGTTCCGATCGTCGAAGCGGCACTTGCACGCGGCGTGCTCGTCGGTGCGATCTGCAACGCGGCGGCGTTCCTCGCGGCGCACGGGTTCCTGAACGGCGTGCGTCACACGGGCAACACCCTCGAAATGCTCCGCGAGTGGGGCGGCGCGAACTATACGGGCGCAGACCTCTACGAGGAGCGGCAGGCCGTGCGCGACGGCAACATCGTAACGGCCAACGGCACGGGTTACCTCGAATTCACCCGCGAATGCCTGCTGTGGCTGCATGCCGATACAGACGAGGTGATCGAGGCTTCGTACCAGTTCAACAAACACGGACTATACCGGAAATAA
- the uvrA gene encoding excinuclease ABC subunit UvrA — protein sequence MAHENAIYIKGARVHNLRNIEVKIPHDKLVVITGLSGSGKSTLAFDTIFAEGQRRYVESLSAYARQFLGKINKPDVDIISGIAPAIAIEQKVNTRNPRSTVGTTTEIYDYLKLLFARIGRTFSPVSGAEVRCFSVDDVAAWILARENQRVVIGAPLALAEGQGIIEKLTLLLSEGLMRVYMDGEVKLIEDILPGIGPDTKADDIRMVVDRMRVTTDEDTQTRIRDSVARAFSYGGGICEIVTDEGVKEFSSRFEADGIEFEHPSEHLFSFNNPLGACPRCEGYGKVIGIDEDLVIPDKSKTIYEDAIACWRGETMRKWKQQLVENASKFDFPIHTPFHELTPEQKRLLWRGNQYFHGLDEFFEYIDSERRKIQFRVMKARYTGKTTCPDCGGSRLRKEALYVRVAGKTIADLVTMPVDELIAFFGGLELDEHDTKTASRILVEIRNRLQYLADVGLGYLTLDRLSSTLSGGESQRINLSTSLGSNLTGSLYILDEPSIGLHPRDTNRLIGVLKQLRDLGNTVIVVEHEEEVIRAADWIVDIGPKAGYNGGEVVFSGTLPQLLKSKKSLTADYLTGRREIAVPTTERGWSNSITVKGARENNLRNIDVKIPLGVMTCITGVSGSGKSSLAKGILYPALRRMLYDTGVKPGDFDGLTGDVQLLKSVEMVDQNPIGKSSRSNPVTYIKAYDEIRKLYSDQPYAQHNGLGASAFSFNIAGGRCEECQGEGVIKVSMQFMADVELVCEACGGRRFRDEVLEVKYRGKSIYDVLEMTVDDAVAFFGEEAKKNATCRRIVERLQPLQDVGLGYIKLGQSSSTLSGGESQRVKLASFLTKDSAQGGVMFIFDEPTTGLHFHDISKLLAAFNALIERGHTIVIVEHNMDIIKCADWVVDLGPEAGTQGGRVVFEGTPRELEKCPESHTGEFLRLRTKL from the coding sequence ATGGCACACGAAAACGCAATCTATATTAAAGGTGCGCGGGTCCACAACCTCCGCAACATCGAGGTTAAAATCCCGCACGACAAACTGGTCGTTATCACGGGCCTTTCGGGTTCGGGAAAATCGACGCTGGCCTTCGACACGATCTTCGCCGAAGGGCAGCGCCGCTATGTCGAGAGCCTCTCGGCCTATGCGCGCCAGTTTCTCGGCAAGATCAACAAACCCGACGTGGACATCATTTCGGGCATCGCGCCGGCCATCGCCATCGAGCAGAAGGTCAACACGCGCAATCCCCGTTCGACGGTGGGCACGACGACCGAGATATACGACTACCTCAAGCTCCTGTTCGCCCGCATCGGCCGCACCTTTTCGCCCGTTTCGGGCGCCGAGGTGCGCTGTTTCAGCGTGGACGACGTGGCGGCGTGGATTCTTGCCCGCGAAAACCAGCGCGTGGTGATCGGCGCCCCGCTGGCGCTCGCCGAAGGGCAGGGGATCATCGAAAAACTGACGCTGCTGCTCTCGGAGGGACTCATGCGCGTCTACATGGACGGCGAGGTGAAGCTCATAGAGGATATCCTGCCCGGCATCGGCCCCGACACGAAGGCCGACGATATCCGGATGGTGGTCGACCGCATGCGCGTCACGACGGACGAGGACACGCAGACCCGCATCCGCGACTCGGTGGCCCGAGCGTTCTCCTACGGCGGGGGCATCTGCGAGATCGTCACGGACGAGGGTGTGAAAGAGTTCTCCTCGCGCTTCGAGGCCGACGGCATCGAGTTCGAACACCCCTCGGAGCATCTGTTCAGCTTCAACAACCCGCTGGGAGCCTGCCCCCGGTGCGAGGGTTACGGCAAGGTGATCGGCATCGACGAGGACCTCGTCATCCCCGACAAGAGCAAGACCATTTACGAGGACGCCATCGCCTGCTGGAGGGGCGAGACGATGCGCAAATGGAAGCAGCAGCTCGTGGAGAACGCCTCGAAGTTCGATTTCCCGATCCACACGCCGTTCCACGAACTGACGCCCGAGCAGAAACGTCTGCTGTGGCGCGGCAACCAGTATTTCCACGGTCTCGACGAATTTTTCGAATACATCGACTCGGAGCGGCGCAAAATCCAGTTCCGGGTGATGAAGGCCCGCTACACGGGCAAAACGACATGCCCCGACTGCGGAGGTTCGCGTCTGCGCAAAGAGGCGTTGTATGTGCGCGTCGCGGGAAAGACAATCGCCGATCTGGTGACGATGCCCGTGGACGAGCTGATCGCGTTCTTCGGCGGGCTGGAACTGGATGAACACGACACCAAGACGGCGTCGCGCATTCTGGTCGAAATCCGCAACCGCCTGCAATACCTCGCCGACGTGGGGCTCGGATACCTGACGCTCGACCGGCTGTCGTCGACCCTCTCGGGCGGCGAGAGCCAGCGCATCAACCTCTCGACCTCGCTGGGCAGCAACCTCACCGGATCGCTCTACATCCTCGACGAACCGTCGATCGGCCTGCATCCGCGCGACACGAACCGTCTGATCGGCGTACTGAAACAGTTGCGCGATCTGGGCAACACGGTGATCGTCGTAGAGCACGAGGAGGAGGTGATCCGCGCCGCGGACTGGATCGTCGACATCGGCCCCAAGGCGGGTTACAACGGCGGCGAGGTGGTCTTCAGCGGTACGCTGCCCCAACTGCTGAAAAGCAAAAAGAGCCTCACGGCCGACTACCTCACGGGGCGGCGCGAAATAGCCGTTCCGACGACCGAGCGCGGCTGGAGCAACTCGATAACCGTCAAGGGCGCGCGGGAAAACAACCTGCGCAACATCGACGTGAAGATTCCGTTAGGCGTGATGACCTGCATCACGGGCGTCAGCGGCTCGGGAAAATCGTCGCTGGCGAAAGGCATTCTCTACCCGGCGCTGCGGCGCATGCTGTACGACACGGGGGTCAAACCCGGCGATTTCGACGGGCTGACGGGCGACGTGCAGTTGCTCAAGTCGGTCGAGATGGTCGACCAGAACCCCATCGGCAAGTCGTCGCGCTCGAACCCGGTGACCTACATCAAGGCTTACGACGAAATCAGGAAACTCTATTCGGACCAGCCTTACGCCCAGCACAACGGACTGGGGGCCTCGGCATTCTCGTTCAACATCGCGGGAGGACGCTGCGAGGAGTGCCAGGGCGAGGGTGTCATCAAAGTCTCGATGCAGTTCATGGCCGACGTGGAGCTGGTCTGCGAGGCGTGCGGCGGACGGCGTTTCCGCGACGAAGTACTGGAGGTCAAATACCGCGGAAAGTCGATCTACGACGTGCTGGAGATGACCGTGGACGACGCCGTCGCATTCTTCGGCGAAGAGGCTAAAAAGAACGCTACCTGCCGGCGCATCGTCGAACGGCTGCAACCGTTGCAGGACGTGGGACTGGGCTACATCAAGTTAGGGCAGTCGTCGTCGACCCTTTCGGGCGGCGAGAGCCAGCGCGTGAAGCTGGCGTCGTTCCTGACGAAGGATTCGGCGCAGGGCGGCGTGATGTTCATCTTCGACGAACCCACGACGGGACTCCATTTCCACGACATCTCGAAACTGCTGGCGGCGTTCAACGCCCTGATCGAGCGCGGCCACACGATCGTGATCGTCGAACACAACATGGACATCATCAAGTGTGCCGACTGGGTCGTGGACCTCGGGCCCGAAGCGGGTACGCAGGGCGGGCGCGTGGTGTTCGAAGGAACGCCCCGCGAGCTGGAGAAGTGCCCCGAAAGCCACACAGGCGAGTTTCTGCGCCTACGCACCAAACTTTAA
- a CDS encoding O-methyltransferase produces MDALEKYVHDFSEPEEALLHELDRETNLRAVAPRMLSGHIQGRLLEMLVRMVRPRRVLEIGTFTGYSALSMAAGLDEGAELHTVEVDDEQEEFIRSYFARSPHGHKIVLHIGSALEIAPELGGEFDLVFIDGDKREYPAYYRMLMGDDGRRPLVHGGSVLIADNILWSGKVVQPIARSDHHTQALVEFNRTVAEDPRVENVIVPLRDGLNLIRVK; encoded by the coding sequence ATGGACGCGCTGGAGAAATACGTCCACGATTTTTCGGAACCCGAGGAGGCGCTGCTCCACGAACTCGACCGCGAGACCAACCTGCGGGCCGTGGCGCCGCGTATGCTCTCGGGACATATTCAGGGCCGACTGCTGGAGATGCTGGTGCGGATGGTGCGGCCGCGCAGGGTGCTTGAGATCGGGACTTTCACGGGCTATTCGGCGCTCTCGATGGCCGCAGGGCTCGACGAAGGGGCCGAACTGCACACCGTCGAGGTGGACGACGAGCAGGAGGAGTTCATCCGCTCGTATTTCGCCCGCAGTCCCCACGGGCACAAGATCGTACTGCACATCGGTTCGGCGCTTGAGATCGCCCCGGAGCTGGGCGGGGAGTTCGATCTGGTGTTCATCGACGGCGACAAGCGCGAATATCCCGCCTATTACCGGATGCTGATGGGCGATGACGGACGACGGCCGCTGGTGCACGGCGGTTCGGTGCTGATCGCCGACAACATCCTCTGGTCGGGGAAGGTCGTGCAGCCCATTGCCCGCAGCGACCATCACACGCAGGCGCTCGTGGAGTTCAACCGCACGGTCGCCGAAGACCCGCGCGTGGAGAACGTCATCGTCCCGCTGCGCGACGGACTGAATCTGATAAGGGTAAAGTAA
- a CDS encoding M16 family metallopeptidase — protein MEFFTYRLPNGIRGIHRQVKGSVAHCALVIGAGSRDEHPDQYGLAHFTEHAFFKGTEHRRAWQVNCRLENLGGELNAFTTKEDTTIHATTLRGDFAKAAELIADIAFRSTFPDRELEREKEVIADEINTYKDSPADMIYDTFEDMLFAGSELGHNILGRKASLMRYDGDAIRAFTARTHTTDQMVFSSIGNFSAKAAEAVATRYFADRPATVRGFERVEPAACAPFEKTVVKHTHQTHCIVGNRACGIGEEQRLPLALLTNILGGPSANSLLNVVLREKNGLSYNIEANYTPYGDTGIVAIYFSSDHNNAEQCIGLIEGQLQKLRTAPLTARQLSMAKKQFIAQLAISSESNESYMLGAGKSLLIHDDVDTMEQVYAKVRDLTAAQLTEVAEAVFSNMSRLIYK, from the coding sequence ATGGAATTTTTCACATACAGACTGCCCAACGGCATCCGGGGCATCCACCGTCAGGTGAAGGGATCGGTGGCGCACTGCGCGCTGGTGATCGGCGCCGGGAGCCGCGACGAACATCCCGACCAGTACGGGCTGGCGCACTTCACGGAGCACGCCTTTTTCAAGGGCACCGAGCACCGCCGCGCATGGCAGGTCAACTGCCGGCTGGAGAACCTCGGCGGAGAGCTGAACGCATTCACCACCAAGGAGGACACGACCATACACGCCACGACGCTCCGGGGCGATTTCGCCAAAGCCGCGGAGCTGATCGCCGACATCGCGTTCCGCTCGACGTTTCCCGACCGGGAACTGGAGCGCGAGAAAGAGGTGATCGCGGACGAGATCAACACCTACAAGGATTCGCCCGCCGACATGATCTACGACACGTTCGAGGATATGCTCTTCGCAGGTTCGGAACTGGGGCACAACATTCTGGGCCGCAAGGCATCGCTGATGCGTTATGACGGCGACGCGATCCGCGCCTTCACGGCACGCACGCACACCACCGACCAGATGGTCTTCTCGTCGATCGGCAATTTCTCGGCCAAGGCCGCTGAAGCGGTGGCGACACGCTATTTCGCCGACCGCCCGGCAACGGTACGCGGATTCGAAAGGGTGGAGCCTGCGGCCTGTGCGCCGTTCGAAAAGACGGTCGTGAAGCACACCCACCAGACCCACTGCATCGTCGGCAACCGCGCCTGCGGCATCGGCGAAGAGCAGCGGCTGCCGCTGGCGTTGCTCACCAACATCCTCGGGGGCCCGAGCGCCAATTCGCTGCTGAACGTGGTCCTGCGCGAGAAGAACGGGCTGTCGTACAACATCGAAGCCAACTACACGCCCTACGGCGACACGGGTATCGTGGCGATCTATTTCAGTTCGGACCACAACAATGCGGAGCAGTGCATCGGGCTGATCGAAGGTCAGTTGCAGAAACTCCGCACCGCACCGCTCACGGCCCGGCAACTGTCGATGGCCAAAAAGCAGTTCATCGCCCAGTTAGCCATTTCGAGCGAGAGCAACGAGAGCTACATGCTCGGGGCGGGCAAAAGCCTGCTGATCCACGACGACGTGGACACCATGGAGCAGGTTTACGCCAAGGTCCGCGACCTGACGGCCGCACAACTGACCGAGGTTGCCGAAGCGGTATTTTCGAATATGTCACGTTTAATCTATAAATAG
- the lepB gene encoding signal peptidase I — MGKIRDLLRNKWVGFTLAALLYTLWFVVWTGNLWLLLGLPVIFDLYITKFFYRYVWSHNVKMCRQSKVYKTVYEWVNAIIFATVVATLVHIFFFQMYVIPTSSMERSLLVGDYLYVSKVAYGPQMPNTPLSFPFVHHTMPFSQTKKSFSEAIKWPYHRLKGLKPIRRNDVVVFNFPAGDTVLLEDPAVTYYDVVREFERSFGKEEGRKRLNQEYTIISRPVDKRENYIKRCIAIPGDSLEVRDGQAFINGQPQEEVPGLQYSYVVQTSSPFTQYAIDNLGIREYTGNGSGYFMTLTDEIAEKVKELSNVISVRRYIYTPNNGVFPQWDEARWSQDNYGPIWIPEKGATVRLTAENLPLYRRIIEAYEGHKLEERDGKIYIDGAEATEYTFAMDYYWMMGDNRHNSADSRFWGFVPEDHIVGKASFVWLSLDANKRFPANIRWERLFRKVK; from the coding sequence ATGGGAAAAATCAGGGATTTACTACGCAACAAATGGGTCGGGTTCACGCTCGCCGCACTGCTCTATACGCTTTGGTTCGTGGTCTGGACAGGCAACCTCTGGCTGCTGTTGGGACTGCCGGTCATCTTCGACCTCTACATCACGAAGTTCTTCTACCGCTATGTGTGGAGCCACAACGTGAAGATGTGCCGCCAGAGCAAGGTCTACAAGACCGTCTACGAATGGGTCAACGCCATCATCTTCGCCACGGTCGTCGCCACGCTGGTCCACATTTTCTTCTTCCAGATGTACGTCATCCCCACCTCGTCGATGGAACGGTCGCTGCTGGTGGGCGACTATCTCTATGTGAGCAAGGTGGCCTACGGACCCCAGATGCCCAACACGCCGCTGTCGTTCCCGTTCGTACACCACACGATGCCGTTCTCGCAGACCAAGAAATCGTTCTCCGAGGCGATCAAGTGGCCGTACCACCGTCTGAAAGGACTCAAGCCGATCCGCCGCAACGACGTGGTGGTCTTCAACTTCCCGGCGGGGGACACCGTGCTGCTCGAGGACCCGGCCGTGACCTATTACGACGTCGTGCGCGAATTCGAACGTTCGTTCGGCAAGGAGGAGGGACGCAAGCGTCTCAATCAGGAATACACGATCATCAGCCGCCCCGTGGACAAGCGCGAGAACTACATCAAGCGCTGCATCGCCATCCCGGGCGACTCGCTCGAAGTGCGTGACGGACAGGCCTTCATCAACGGGCAGCCGCAGGAGGAGGTGCCGGGACTGCAATACAGCTACGTCGTGCAGACCTCGTCGCCCTTCACGCAATACGCCATCGACAACCTCGGCATCCGGGAGTATACCGGCAACGGCTCGGGGTATTTCATGACACTCACGGACGAAATCGCCGAAAAGGTCAAGGAGCTCAGCAACGTCATATCGGTCCGCCGCTACATCTACACTCCCAACAACGGCGTATTCCCGCAGTGGGACGAAGCCCGTTGGAGCCAAGACAACTACGGTCCGATCTGGATCCCGGAGAAGGGCGCCACCGTGCGGCTCACGGCTGAGAACCTGCCGCTCTACCGCCGCATCATCGAGGCCTACGAGGGCCACAAGCTCGAGGAGCGCGACGGCAAAATATACATCGACGGTGCGGAAGCCACGGAGTACACCTTCGCCATGGACTACTACTGGATGATGGGCGACAACCGCCACAATTCGGCCGACTCGCGTTTCTGGGGCTTCGTGCCCGAGGACCACATCGTCGGCAAGGCGTCGTTCGTATGGCTGTCGCTCGATGCCAACAAGCGTTTCCCGGCCAACATCCGCTGGGAGCGTCTCTTCCGAAAAGTGAAATAA
- the dapB gene encoding 4-hydroxy-tetrahydrodipicolinate reductase, whose protein sequence is MKAAIIGYGKMGREIERILAERGHEAALVIDTDNAHELDAEHLAGIDVALEFTTPATAYANIRTCLENGAAVVSGTTGWTDRLAELQELCRERGGALFYASNYCLGVNLMFRLNRQLAAMIGRVGGYDVRIEEVHHTQKLDAPSGTAITLAEGILDNLADKQGWVNYAPGIAHATNRVERSEDTPADRIEIRSVREGAVPGIHTVTYESADDMLELKHTIKNRRTLAMGAVVAAEFLCGKQGVFGMDDLLK, encoded by the coding sequence ATGAAGGCTGCAATTATCGGATACGGCAAGATGGGCCGTGAAATCGAACGGATACTCGCCGAAAGGGGCCACGAGGCGGCCCTCGTCATCGACACCGACAACGCACACGAACTCGACGCGGAGCATCTGGCGGGGATCGACGTGGCGCTGGAGTTCACCACGCCCGCGACCGCTTACGCCAACATCCGCACATGTCTCGAGAACGGCGCGGCGGTGGTGAGCGGCACGACGGGCTGGACCGACCGGCTCGCGGAGTTGCAGGAGTTGTGCCGCGAACGGGGAGGAGCGCTGTTCTACGCATCGAACTATTGTCTGGGCGTGAACCTGATGTTCCGCCTCAACCGGCAGTTGGCGGCTATGATCGGCCGCGTGGGGGGCTACGACGTGCGCATCGAGGAGGTCCACCACACCCAGAAGCTCGACGCCCCGAGCGGCACGGCCATCACGCTGGCCGAAGGCATCCTCGACAACCTCGCCGACAAGCAGGGCTGGGTCAACTACGCCCCGGGCATCGCGCACGCCACGAACCGCGTGGAGCGCAGCGAGGATACCCCGGCCGACCGGATCGAAATCCGCTCGGTGCGCGAAGGCGCCGTCCCGGGCATCCACACCGTGACCTACGAGTCGGCGGACGACATGCTGGAACTGAAACACACGATCAAGAACCGCCGCACGCTGGCGATGGGGGCCGTCGTGGCCGCCGAATTCCTCTGCGGCAAACAGGGCGTCTTCGGGATGGACGACCTGCTGAAATAG